The genomic region TGCGCTGCCGCAGACCCGTGGTAACCCCGAAGTGTGCGAGCACCGCCTGGTGCGGCGGCAGCACCGCGTACAAGGCATCGAACTCATCGGGCGTTATCCAGCGCGGCTCGCGGGCTTCGAGCGCGTACATCGCAACCTTGGGACACTGCTTAAGCCAGCCCCATTCGCAGGACTTTTTCAGGATCGCCCGCACGCAGGCCATGTAACGATTGCACGTCGCTTTGCTGGACGTCGCGGTTTTGTCGCGGCGCATCGCCGCATCTTGCGAGACTATGCGCTCAGGAAAGACGGAGGCGAGAAGGGTGCCGCCGAGCGTCGCTTCAAAGCTAAACGGATCGACCCCAGCAAGGGCACCGCCGCGGGCTAGGTGGCGAAGTACATCTCAAAGAACATCGATGGCTTTGGACTAAGTGAAGAGCACGGCAAACCTGCGAGCGAGGCTGCCGAGCGTGCTCAGGCTTGGGCATCGACGCATCATACAAGGCAGTTTCAACAGATCGGCGGGCCGTCAGTGACTGTATGGCGCAAGCTACGCCGATTGCGCACGCCGATCGAGGGTAATTCCGAATTGGAGGCGGCGCGCGGTGCGGCGGACAAACGATTGGGCAGGATTCGTGAAGATACAAGGCGGCTTCAATCGGCCGCGCAAGAGTCACACGATACGACTGCTCAAAGTGTATAGCGATAAGCCAGGCCCTTACGCTGAAGCGCTAGGATGGCAAATCCACGGCGTGGAGCACGGCAACTTGGCGGTGCCGACCCCGTGTTCATACCTGGAGAATCACACGAAGGGTGCCCGATGCGAGCGCCCAAGCCGCAACGGATCTTATGTCCTCGGCGCGCGCCATCATCACTTGGAGTTCTGTCAATAACTGTACGGGGACGCCTCGAATGCATCACCGACGAGTTCAACGCCTTCGACCGCGAGTGGCGCTTCGCCTACCTCAACGCGGCGGCGTTGAACTCTATCCGAAGAGTAAAGGGCGAGGCGCTAACGCGCGAAGGGGTTCTGGGGAAGAACGTGTGGGAGATGTTCCCCGCGCACGTGGGCTCCATATTCTACCAGAAGTATCACGACGCCATGCGTGAGCAGAAGGCCTTGGGGTTCGAGCGCGCTCCCCGGTGACCAACAGATGGATCGAGGGGCACGTCTACCCTTCTGAAGACGGTTTGTCGGTCTACTATCGGGACATCACCGAGCGCAAGCGGGTGGAGGAGCGTCTCGCCTACCACGCTTACCTGCTAGAGAACGTACACGACGCGGTCATAGCCACGGATGAGCGGTGAGCGGTGATGGCCTGGAACAAAGGCGCCGAGGAGATGTACGGTTGGAGAGCCGATGAAGCGCTGGGGCGACATATTTGGGAAGTTGTCCCTGTTGGTCTGAGCGATGAGCAACGCGCCAAGGCCCTCAGGGAGCTGGAGGAGAGGGGTCGGTTCCGCACCGAAGCAGTCACGTACCGCAATTACGGCACGCCAGTGTACGTCGAAGGCATCACCATCGCCTTGCGAGGAGAGCAGGAGGAGGGCCAGATCACCGGTTACGTGAACATCAGGCGCGACATAACCGAGCGCAAGCGGGCCAAGGAGGCGCTCAGCGAGTCGAGCAGGCGGATCGAAGACATCTTCGAGAGAATCACCGATCAGTTCTACGCCTTCGATCGCGCGTGGCGCTTCACCTACATCAACGAGCGAGCGTTGGGCCATATACAAAGAGCAAAGGGCGAAGCGCTAACGCGCGACGAGGTTCTGGGGAAGAACATGTGGGAGTTGTATCCCGAGCTGGCGGGCTCCGTATGCTACCAGAAGTACCATGAAGCACTTCGCGAGCCGAAGACTCCACTTCGAAGTCTACTACCCGCCGAGTAACACGTGGGTCGAGATGCATGCACAGCGCATCGGTCGCTTCGAGCTAGCGCATCGCGGCACCCTCTTTCTCGATGAAATCGGTGACATTCCACTGGAATTCCAGACCAAGTTGCTGCGGGTGCTGCAGGAGCAGGAGTTCGAGCGATTGGGCAGCTCGCGGACGCGATCAAGGTCGATGTGCGTCTCATCGCCGCATCGAACCGGGACCTGGCTCAAATGGTCGAGGATCGGGAGTTTCGCAGCGACCTCTACTATCGACGCAAAGTGTTCCGATCATGATCCCGCCCCTGCTTGCACGTGTGGAGGATATTCCATTGTTGGTACGACACTTCACACAACACCACGTGCATGAGCTAAAGAAGCGCATCATGAGCATCGACTCGGACACGATGGCAGCGCTGTGCCGCTACCCGTGGCCGGGCAATATCAGGGAGCTGGAGAACCTCATTGAGCGCAGCAAGAGCCTGCGCGATAGGTCATCGATATCATCGCCACGCTCCCGATGGATCTGATTGTCCATGCCTCTGAAGCGGCGAGCCAGCCGCCGGAACACGATCTTGACCACCTCTTCGGCATTGATGCGCTCCGCCTCCAAAGTCTTTTTCAGTTCCTCGACCACGGAGGAAGAGCACAGCATTGCCTCTTGCGCGCGAAAGATGTCCGCGGATGCCTTGCTCAATCTGGCCTCGATGTGCTGCGCATCGATGGCCAGGCCTTGGCGTACGTCGTCGACCGCTTTCCTGATTCGGTCCTGCTCGTCATGGGCCTGGATATCGTCTACTTCGTGCAGTTCCGTGCCGCGCTGGAGTATGTCCCTGTAGACAAACGCTGTTCCGCTGGCCAGCCCCGGAGAAACACCCTTTCCGGTCAATACCAGCATCTTGTCGTCTCGTGACTCGGGCTTCATCAGTTGAATAGTCGTGGAATAGCATCAAGGCCGAGTAGCGCCTGCGAGCCAGGTGCT from Gammaproteobacteria bacterium harbors:
- a CDS encoding PAS domain S-box protein translates to MAWNKGAEEMYGWRADEALGRHIWEVVPVGLSDEQRAKALRELEERGRFRTEAVTYRNYGTPVYVEGITIALRGEQEEGQITGYVNIRRDITERKRAKEALSESSRRIEDIFERITDQFYAFDRAWRFTYINERALGHIQRAKGEALTRDEVLGKNMWELYPELAGSVCYQKYHEALREPKTPLRSLLPAE